One window of the Janthinobacterium sp. PAMC25594 genome contains the following:
- a CDS encoding M61 family metallopeptidase → MKKAPVKKSIAKAPAAGIIYSIAASDLAGHMFKVTLTVKSPAAIGQVLSLPAWIPGSYMIREFSRNIVSIRAESEGKAVALSKLDKHSWQAAPCKGALTVEYDVYAWDLSVRAAHLDQNHGFFNGTSVFLRVLGQEAEPHEVHIVQPKDAACKTWRVATTLPELKAKRYGFGSYQAANYDELIDHPVEMGDFALATFKAHGVPHDIVVTGKVPNLDLPRLCRDLKAICETQIAFFEPKTKKAPMDRYVFMTMAVGDGYGGLEHRASTALICARADLPTTASSSTEIGEGYLKFLGLCSHEYFHTWNVKRIKPAAFAPYNLQAESYSPLLWLFEGFTSYYDDLMLVRAGLIDEAAYFKLLGKTVNSVLRGSGRTKQSVADSSFDAWGKYYRQDENAPNAIVSYYTKGSLIALAFDLTIRGKTHGEKSLDDVMQALWQRYGRDFYKGKARGVTPAEVEALFDEVSGTRMKPFFERYIRGTDDVPLARLLAPFGVKYSDQRRAEKPSLDVNLGRDGNDAKLAQVHQGGAAHVAGLSAGDVLVAVDGLRVTGTNLDTLLGRYAVGARVAIHAFRRDELMTFATVLQGDRVPGVSLTLLPAPKKATGPKRPSAA, encoded by the coding sequence ATGAAAAAAGCTCCAGTTAAAAAAAGCATCGCCAAGGCGCCCGCCGCCGGCATCATCTACAGCATCGCCGCCTCCGACCTGGCTGGCCACATGTTCAAGGTCACCTTGACGGTCAAGTCGCCGGCCGCCATCGGCCAGGTCTTGTCCTTGCCGGCCTGGATCCCGGGCAGCTACATGATCCGCGAATTTTCGCGCAACATCGTCAGCATCCGCGCCGAGTCCGAGGGCAAGGCCGTGGCGCTGAGCAAGCTGGACAAGCATTCGTGGCAAGCCGCGCCGTGCAAGGGCGCCTTGACGGTCGAATACGACGTCTACGCCTGGGATTTGTCCGTGCGCGCCGCGCACCTGGACCAGAATCACGGCTTCTTCAACGGCACCAGCGTATTCCTGCGCGTATTGGGCCAGGAGGCCGAGCCGCACGAGGTGCACATCGTGCAGCCGAAGGATGCGGCCTGCAAGACCTGGCGAGTCGCCACCACCCTGCCGGAACTCAAGGCGAAGCGCTATGGCTTCGGCAGCTACCAGGCGGCCAACTACGATGAGCTGATCGACCATCCGGTGGAAATGGGCGACTTCGCGCTGGCCACTTTCAAGGCGCATGGCGTGCCGCACGATATCGTCGTCACGGGCAAGGTGCCGAACCTGGACTTGCCGCGTTTGTGCCGCGACCTGAAAGCCATCTGCGAAACGCAGATCGCCTTCTTCGAGCCGAAGACAAAAAAAGCGCCGATGGACCGCTATGTGTTCATGACCATGGCCGTCGGCGACGGTTACGGCGGCCTGGAACACCGTGCCTCGACGGCGCTGATTTGCGCCCGCGCGGACTTGCCGACGACGGCGTCAAGCAGCACGGAGATCGGCGAGGGCTACCTGAAATTCCTCGGCCTGTGCAGCCATGAGTACTTCCACACCTGGAACGTCAAGCGCATCAAGCCGGCCGCCTTTGCGCCGTACAACCTGCAGGCGGAAAGCTATTCGCCGCTGCTGTGGCTGTTCGAAGGCTTCACCAGTTATTACGATGACCTGATGCTGGTGCGCGCGGGCTTGATCGATGAAGCGGCCTATTTCAAATTGCTCGGCAAGACCGTCAACAGTGTGCTGCGCGGCAGCGGCCGCACCAAGCAAAGCGTGGCCGATTCCAGCTTCGACGCCTGGGGCAAGTACTACCGCCAGGATGAAAACGCGCCGAACGCCATCGTCAGCTACTACACCAAGGGTTCGCTGATCGCGCTGGCCTTCGACCTGACGATCCGCGGCAAGACGCATGGAGAGAAATCGCTGGACGACGTGATGCAGGCGCTGTGGCAGCGCTACGGCCGCGATTTCTACAAGGGTAAAGCGCGCGGCGTGACGCCGGCCGAAGTCGAAGCCCTGTTCGATGAGGTCTCCGGCACGCGCATGAAGCCGTTCTTCGAGCGCTACATCCGCGGCACGGACGACGTGCCGCTGGCGCGCCTGCTGGCGCCGTTCGGCGTGAAATACAGTGACCAGCGCAGGGCGGAAAAGCCCAGCCTCGACGTCAACCTGGGCCGCGACGGCAACGACGCCAAACTGGCGCAGGTGCACCAGGGCGGCGCCGCCCATGTGGCCGGCCTGTCGGCGGGCGACGTGCTGGTGGCGGTCGATGGCTTGCGCGTGACGGGCACCAACCTGGATACCTTGCTGGGCCGTTACGCCGTCGGCGCCAGGGTGGCGATCCACGCCTTCCGCCGCGACGAGCTGATGACGT
- a CDS encoding NTP transferase domain-containing protein, which translates to MSTVGILLAAGRGRRFDPSGVQNKLLQPLTEGPHAGLPVVVAAARNMLAALPRVLAVVRADDTQVARALGALGCEVRVCHDADTGMAASLTCAIDYVRGAPGWLIALGDMPFVEAATIAALSQAIGDGAHIAVPVFQGRRGNPVAFSAFHLPLLLALDGDQGARSIVNSHAVCEVTVDDSGILRDIDTPDDLSPVHGAPGQL; encoded by the coding sequence TTGAGTACGGTCGGCATCTTGCTGGCAGCCGGAAGGGGACGCAGGTTCGATCCTTCCGGCGTGCAGAACAAATTATTGCAGCCGTTGACGGAAGGCCCGCACGCGGGCTTGCCGGTCGTGGTGGCGGCGGCCAGGAACATGCTGGCGGCCTTGCCGCGCGTGCTGGCCGTGGTGCGCGCCGACGACACGCAGGTGGCGCGCGCACTCGGCGCGCTGGGCTGCGAGGTGCGCGTCTGCCATGATGCCGACACGGGCATGGCCGCCTCGCTGACCTGCGCCATCGATTACGTACGCGGCGCGCCGGGCTGGCTGATCGCCCTGGGCGACATGCCTTTCGTGGAAGCGGCTACAATCGCCGCCTTGTCGCAAGCCATCGGCGATGGCGCGCACATCGCCGTGCCCGTGTTCCAGGGCCGGCGCGGCAATCCTGTCGCGTTCAGTGCCTTTCACTTGCCGCTGCTGCTGGCGCTCGATGGCGACCAGGGCGCGCGCAGCATCGTCAACAGCCATGCCGTATGCGAAGTGACAGTGGACGACAGCGGCATCTTGCGCGATATTGATACACCTGACGATTTGTCGCCGGTGCATGGCGCGCCCGGGCAACTTTAG
- a CDS encoding xanthine dehydrogenase family protein molybdopterin-binding subunit: MRIEWLNQEALQHGGVTLGAALASAPVAVVDGVSRRGFMKAGAVAGGGLMLGFFLPGAGKLAQAADAAPAKPVYAPNAFLHIAPDNTVTVQVNRLEFGQGVQTSLPMLIAEELDADWSTVTGALAPAGEQYKDAAYGMQMTGGSGSIAHSFTQYREIGAKARAMLVGAAAAQWKVNPDQVRAAKGVLYGPGGQKATYGELADAAMRQPVPATVKLKDPRDFSIIGKPVKRLDAAAKSTGKQQFGIDFKPPGAKVAMVARPPVFGAKVAKFDASKAKAIKGVLEVLEVKTDRGGSGVAVIADGYWPAKQGRDALVIEWDSSAVEKVSSDQQLAAFKALAKTPGTVARAFDVSALSKAPKKIEAVYEFPYLAHAPMEPLNCVVDLQADKCTMWVGSQFQTGDQAAIAATSGLKPEQVTLHTMMAGGGFGRRAVPSSDYVVEAVNVAKAYRAAGKSGPLKLMWSREDDIKGGYYRPSHVHRAQIGLDAKGKILAWDHTIVGQSIMAGTPFEAFMVKNGVDGTMVEGMGEPYTLPMKLSVHTAKANVPVLWWRSVGSTHTAFVMETLIDEAAHVAKMDPVAYRKQLIDAKHTRHIAALDLAVAKSGYGRKKLPKGQAWGVAMHESFNSVVAYVVTASVVEGAPKLHQVWAGVHCNLAVNPLTIEAQVQGAALMALGMTISGAAITLKDGVVQQQNFGDYPVPRMPDMPVIEVHLVPSGDAPTGMGEPGVPPLAPAFANALFALTGKRLRKLPFDLAAA; encoded by the coding sequence ATGCGTATCGAATGGTTGAATCAGGAAGCATTGCAGCATGGTGGCGTGACCCTGGGCGCGGCACTGGCATCGGCGCCTGTTGCCGTGGTCGATGGCGTCTCGCGGCGCGGTTTCATGAAGGCCGGCGCGGTGGCCGGCGGCGGCTTGATGCTGGGCTTTTTCCTGCCCGGCGCAGGGAAACTGGCGCAGGCGGCCGATGCCGCCCCCGCCAAGCCCGTGTATGCGCCGAACGCCTTTTTGCACATCGCCCCCGATAACACGGTGACGGTGCAGGTGAACCGGCTGGAATTCGGCCAGGGCGTGCAAACGAGCTTGCCCATGCTGATCGCCGAGGAACTCGACGCCGACTGGTCGACGGTAACGGGCGCGCTGGCGCCGGCCGGCGAACAGTACAAGGATGCCGCCTACGGCATGCAGATGACGGGCGGCTCCGGCAGCATCGCCCATTCGTTCACGCAGTACCGCGAAATCGGCGCCAAGGCGCGCGCCATGCTGGTGGGCGCCGCCGCCGCGCAGTGGAAAGTGAACCCTGACCAGGTGCGTGCCGCAAAAGGCGTGCTGTATGGCCCCGGCGGACAAAAGGCGACGTATGGCGAACTTGCCGACGCGGCCATGCGCCAGCCCGTGCCCGCCACGGTCAAGCTGAAGGACCCGCGCGACTTTTCCATCATCGGCAAACCCGTGAAACGGCTCGACGCGGCCGCCAAGTCCACGGGAAAACAGCAGTTCGGCATCGACTTCAAGCCGCCCGGCGCGAAAGTGGCCATGGTGGCGCGCCCGCCCGTGTTTGGCGCGAAAGTGGCGAAATTCGACGCCAGCAAGGCGAAAGCCATCAAGGGCGTGCTGGAGGTGCTGGAAGTGAAAACCGACCGTGGCGGCAGCGGCGTGGCCGTCATCGCCGACGGCTACTGGCCCGCCAAGCAGGGACGTGACGCGCTGGTGATCGAGTGGGATAGCAGCGCCGTGGAAAAGGTCAGCAGCGACCAGCAACTGGCGGCCTTCAAGGCGCTGGCCAAAACGCCGGGCACGGTGGCGCGCGCATTCGACGTCTCCGCATTGTCCAAGGCGCCGAAAAAAATCGAGGCCGTCTACGAATTTCCCTATCTGGCACACGCGCCGATGGAGCCGCTCAACTGCGTCGTCGACCTGCAGGCCGACAAATGCACGATGTGGGTCGGTTCGCAATTCCAGACGGGCGACCAGGCGGCGATTGCCGCCACCTCCGGCCTGAAACCAGAACAGGTGACCCTGCACACGATGATGGCCGGCGGCGGCTTCGGCCGGCGTGCCGTGCCCTCGTCCGACTACGTGGTCGAAGCCGTCAATGTCGCCAAGGCGTACCGGGCGGCGGGCAAGAGCGGTCCATTAAAGCTGATGTGGAGCCGCGAGGATGACATCAAGGGCGGCTACTACCGGCCGTCGCATGTGCACCGCGCGCAGATCGGCCTCGACGCCAAGGGCAAGATCCTCGCCTGGGACCACACCATCGTCGGGCAGTCCATCATGGCCGGCACGCCGTTCGAAGCGTTCATGGTGAAAAATGGCGTCGACGGCACCATGGTCGAAGGCATGGGCGAGCCGTACACCTTGCCGATGAAACTGTCCGTGCACACGGCCAAGGCGAACGTGCCCGTGCTGTGGTGGCGCTCCGTCGGCTCGACGCATACGGCCTTCGTCATGGAAACCCTGATCGACGAAGCGGCGCATGTGGCGAAGATGGATCCCGTCGCCTACCGCAAGCAGCTGATCGACGCCAAACACACGCGCCACATCGCCGCGCTAGACCTGGCCGTGGCCAAGTCGGGCTATGGCAGGAAGAAGCTGCCGAAGGGCCAAGCCTGGGGCGTGGCCATGCATGAATCGTTCAACTCCGTGGTCGCCTACGTGGTGACGGCGTCCGTGGTGGAAGGGGCGCCCAAGCTGCACCAGGTATGGGCGGGCGTGCATTGCAACCTGGCCGTCAATCCGCTGACGATCGAGGCGCAAGTGCAGGGTGCCGCGCTGATGGCGCTGGGCATGACCATTTCCGGCGCGGCCATCACGCTCAAGGATGGCGTGGTGCAGCAGCAGAACTTCGGCGATTACCCGGTGCCGCGCATGCCCGACATGCCGGTGATCGAGGTGCACCTGGTGCCATCGGGCGACGCGCCGACGGGCATGGGCGAGCCGGGCGTGCCGCCGCTGGCGCCCGCCTTTGCCAATGCGCTGTTCGCCCTGACGGGCAAGCGCCTGCGCAAGCTGCCGTTCGACCTGGCGGCCGCATGA
- a CDS encoding (2Fe-2S)-binding protein, translated as MITLNINGRDTQVDADPSTPILWALRDNLNMTGTKFGCGAALCGACTVHLDGQPIRSCITPISSVGAQKITTIEAMENDQVGKAVQAAWVRHDVPQCGYCQSGQVMSATALLRTNKSPSDADIDGAMSGNICRCGTYQRIRAAIKDAAKTLA; from the coding sequence ATGATTACCTTGAATATCAACGGACGCGACACGCAGGTCGACGCCGATCCTTCCACGCCCATCCTGTGGGCGCTGCGCGATAACCTGAACATGACGGGCACCAAATTCGGTTGCGGCGCGGCCCTGTGCGGCGCCTGCACGGTGCATCTCGACGGCCAGCCTATCCGCTCGTGCATCACGCCGATTTCCTCGGTGGGCGCGCAAAAGATCACCACCATCGAAGCGATGGAAAACGACCAGGTGGGCAAGGCCGTGCAGGCGGCATGGGTGCGCCACGACGTGCCGCAATGCGGCTACTGTCAAAGCGGCCAGGTGATGAGCGCCACGGCGCTGCTGCGCACGAATAAGTCGCCCAGCGATGCCGACATCGACGGCGCCATGAGCGGCAATATCTGCCGCTGCGGCACCTATCAACGGATCCGCGCAGCCATCAAGGACGCGGCCAAGACCCTGGCCTGA
- a CDS encoding DsbC family protein, protein MSKIALLMASGLMMSCAGAETPTEASIKKLIEPRLGEGAKVDSVKETPYGGLYEVRTGGDILYTDKAAQYLFVGHVFDAKTSQDLTKVRLDEVNRIKFSDLPLDSAMKSVKGNGKRVIAVFEDPNCGYCKRFRQNALKEIDNVTVYTFMYNILSPDSIVKSRNVWCAPDRNKAWDDWMLNGKAPATVAATCANPHEKILALGQQLRVSGTPAIFFADGSRIPGAVDAKTLEQKFSTIK, encoded by the coding sequence ATGAGCAAAATCGCCTTGCTGATGGCCTCGGGCCTGATGATGTCGTGCGCCGGCGCGGAAACGCCAACGGAAGCGAGCATCAAAAAGCTGATCGAGCCGCGCCTGGGCGAAGGCGCCAAGGTCGATTCGGTCAAGGAAACGCCGTACGGCGGCCTGTACGAAGTGCGCACGGGTGGCGACATCCTGTACACGGACAAGGCCGCGCAATACCTGTTCGTGGGCCACGTCTTCGATGCCAAGACCTCGCAGGACCTGACCAAGGTGCGCCTGGACGAAGTCAACCGCATCAAGTTCTCCGACCTGCCGCTCGACTCGGCCATGAAATCCGTCAAGGGCAACGGCAAGCGCGTGATCGCCGTGTTCGAAGATCCGAACTGCGGCTATTGCAAGCGTTTCCGCCAGAACGCGCTGAAGGAAATCGACAACGTCACCGTCTACACCTTCATGTACAACATCCTGTCGCCGGACTCCATCGTCAAGTCGCGCAATGTGTGGTGCGCACCTGACCGCAACAAGGCCTGGGATGACTGGATGTTGAACGGCAAGGCGCCGGCTACGGTGGCCGCCACTTGCGCCAACCCGCATGAAAAAATCCTGGCCCTGGGCCAGCAGTTGCGCGTCTCGGGCACGCCGGCCATCTTCTTTGCCGACGGCAGCCGCATTCCGGGCGCAGTCGACGCGAAAACGTTGGAACAGAAATTCTCGACCATTAAGTAA
- a CDS encoding FAD-dependent monooxygenase — protein MNSPTPPTMRRFMHSHSDVCIVGNGAIAKTTALAFAQAGQSVTLLSPASPPAPIAKPVEASWDVRVYALNYTAHQLLSSLKVWGALEADRVAPVDAMLVNGDGAQAGGLGFDAYGAHVNTLAWIVEDRNLGQALDAALKFAPNVSVLQGRASRLEWTNDSAIVHLDGGDTITCALVMGADGAQSWVRGQCDIGLDYRSYGQRGVVSNFACEKPHHGAAHQWFTGSEGIVALLPLPGERVSLVWSAPDALADTLMSESADALAARLAAYCHDKLGKLTPLQPELVRAFPLTLMRPHAMVAPRVALVGDAAHVVHPMAGHGMNLGFADVAQLVKTISEREAHRGIGDERVLARYARARKEDVLLMQLATDGLARLFGADLEPLRVVRNLGLNLLDKLPALKRKMISHALGHQ, from the coding sequence ATGAACAGTCCCACTCCCCCTACCATGCGGCGCTTCATGCACAGCCACAGCGACGTTTGCATCGTCGGCAACGGCGCCATCGCGAAAACCACGGCGCTGGCGTTTGCCCAGGCAGGACAAAGCGTCACCCTGTTATCCCCGGCGAGTCCTCCGGCACCCATCGCCAAGCCGGTGGAAGCCAGCTGGGATGTGCGCGTGTATGCGCTCAACTACACGGCGCACCAGTTGCTGTCGTCGCTGAAGGTGTGGGGCGCCCTGGAGGCCGACAGGGTGGCGCCCGTCGACGCCATGCTGGTCAACGGTGACGGCGCGCAGGCGGGCGGACTCGGTTTCGACGCCTACGGCGCCCATGTGAATACCCTGGCGTGGATCGTGGAAGACCGCAATCTGGGCCAGGCGCTGGACGCCGCCCTGAAATTCGCGCCGAACGTCAGCGTGCTGCAGGGCCGTGCCAGTCGCCTGGAATGGACGAACGACTCGGCCATCGTGCACCTCGATGGCGGCGACACCATCACCTGCGCGCTGGTGATGGGCGCGGACGGCGCCCAATCGTGGGTGCGCGGCCAGTGCGACATCGGCCTCGATTACCGCTCCTATGGCCAGCGGGGCGTGGTCAGCAACTTCGCCTGCGAAAAGCCGCACCATGGCGCGGCCCACCAGTGGTTTACGGGCAGCGAAGGCATCGTCGCGCTGCTGCCGCTGCCGGGCGAGCGCGTTTCCCTGGTCTGGTCGGCGCCCGATGCGCTGGCCGATACCTTGATGTCCGAATCGGCCGACGCCCTGGCCGCGCGCCTGGCCGCGTATTGCCACGACAAACTGGGTAAACTCACGCCGTTGCAGCCGGAACTGGTGCGCGCGTTCCCGCTGACCCTGATGCGCCCGCACGCCATGGTGGCGCCGCGCGTGGCTTTGGTCGGCGACGCCGCCCACGTGGTGCACCCGATGGCCGGCCACGGCATGAACCTGGGCTTTGCCGATGTGGCGCAGCTGGTCAAGACGATCAGCGAACGCGAGGCGCACCGCGGCATCGGCGACGAGCGCGTGCTGGCCCGCTATGCGCGCGCGCGCAAGGAAGACGTGCTGCTGATGCAGCTGGCCACCGATGGCCTGGCGCGATTATTCGGCGCCGATCTGGAGCCGCTGCGCGTGGTTCGCAATTTGGGATTAAACTTGCTGGATAAATTACCGGCCCTGAAGCGGAAAATGATTTCGCACGCATTGGGGCATCAGTGA
- a CDS encoding S41 family peptidase: MLAVLVCAAAPAQAGDENIVSLARLWSAARATHPALADDRIDWDRALVAALPQLRDEYDEPSLRLAIATLMAPLQDEALRIGAEAPAYVRWPADGDMLEWLPGDTALLHLHPGMRDGGPPPLPARALQVILDLRPRRELSRAPSPAMLHAVLAQLIAEPLLLPAERYRFSTGPRPNKPGQWEGMTAGFMQMEAQRLQPAPGARALPMVFIVNDTQTVPHAVLALQRTGRARIVAEEGAWRSRAGPVQTLSIGDGLRVEFASGQLAWPDGSAAVLAADRTLRMDRATGAASAPVKAALALLAQPSTPVISVISPPASAALYPVRHDDEPYRDMRLPEREWRMLAAIKLWATLDNYFPAKRLMSSSWDDALRRCLYKMAQVRDAREYGVILQEMAASLDDSHVGVGSRALGGNSRTHGIGVVLAAIDDGILVANVTDPALLRSGLLKVGDDIVQIDGEYVGARLARLRAATAASNEAGRWRKAMAEMLTFLPGASVTLQVDGGDGKRREVVLQPTPLDDALAPRHARPMISVNKGIAYVDLDRLQAGEVDAMFDKIKGSRALILDMRGYPHGTGRAIAERLNVNDASIFAMNYQPLVTAPEASYGVQLAYPDFLLPARAPLYHGKVVMLINEHTQSQAEHLALAVEAATPVTFIGTPSAGADGDLREVVLPGNVHVWYSGLEVRHADGRQLQRVGVQPHILVAPTVAGLRAGRDEVLERAQAFLRQDQE, from the coding sequence GTGTTGGCGGTGCTGGTTTGCGCGGCAGCGCCGGCACAGGCGGGCGACGAGAATATCGTATCGCTGGCGCGCTTGTGGAGCGCGGCCCGCGCCACGCATCCGGCCCTGGCTGACGACCGCATCGACTGGGACCGCGCGCTGGTGGCGGCCTTGCCCCAACTGCGGGACGAATACGATGAACCCAGTTTGCGGCTTGCCATCGCGACCCTGATGGCGCCGCTGCAGGATGAGGCCTTGCGCATCGGGGCAGAGGCGCCGGCGTACGTGCGCTGGCCGGCCGATGGCGATATGCTGGAATGGCTGCCCGGCGACACGGCGCTGCTACATCTGCATCCGGGCATGCGAGATGGCGGCCCGCCGCCGCTGCCAGCCAGGGCCCTGCAAGTCATACTTGATTTGCGTCCGCGCAGGGAGCTTTCCCGCGCGCCGTCACCAGCCATGCTGCATGCCGTGCTGGCGCAGTTGATCGCCGAACCCTTGCTGCTGCCGGCCGAGCGCTATCGCTTTTCGACCGGCCCGCGCCCGAATAAGCCCGGGCAATGGGAAGGCATGACTGCGGGTTTCATGCAAATGGAAGCGCAACGGCTGCAGCCGGCGCCCGGTGCGCGGGCGCTGCCCATGGTCTTCATCGTCAATGACACGCAGACGGTGCCGCATGCCGTGCTGGCGCTGCAACGCACCGGCCGCGCGCGCATCGTGGCCGAGGAGGGCGCCTGGCGCAGCCGCGCCGGTCCGGTGCAAACGTTGTCGATAGGCGACGGCTTGCGCGTCGAATTCGCGTCCGGCCAGCTGGCCTGGCCGGACGGCAGCGCCGCCGTGCTGGCCGCCGACCGCACCTTGCGCATGGATCGCGCCACCGGGGCGGCCAGCGCGCCCGTCAAGGCGGCGCTGGCGCTGCTGGCGCAGCCATCGACGCCGGTGATATCGGTGATATCGCCGCCGGCATCCGCTGCGCTGTATCCGGTGCGCCACGACGACGAACCGTATCGCGACATGCGCTTGCCTGAGCGCGAGTGGCGCATGCTGGCCGCCATCAAGCTGTGGGCCACGCTGGACAATTACTTTCCGGCCAAGCGCCTGATGAGCAGTTCCTGGGATGACGCCTTGCGGCGCTGCCTGTATAAGATGGCCCAGGTGCGCGATGCGCGCGAGTATGGCGTGATCCTGCAGGAGATGGCGGCCAGCCTGGATGACAGTCATGTCGGTGTGGGCAGCCGGGCGCTGGGCGGGAATAGCCGCACGCACGGCATTGGCGTGGTGCTTGCCGCCATCGATGATGGCATCTTGGTTGCCAATGTAACGGATCCCGCCTTGCTGCGTTCGGGCCTGCTGAAGGTGGGCGACGATATCGTGCAAATCGATGGCGAGTACGTGGGCGCGCGTCTGGCGCGGTTGCGCGCCGCGACGGCCGCCTCGAACGAAGCGGGACGCTGGCGCAAGGCCATGGCCGAGATGCTGACCTTTTTGCCCGGCGCCAGCGTGACCTTGCAGGTCGATGGCGGCGATGGCAAGCGGCGCGAGGTGGTGCTGCAGCCTACGCCGCTGGACGATGCGCTGGCACCGCGCCACGCGCGCCCGATGATCTCGGTGAACAAGGGCATTGCCTACGTCGATCTGGACCGCTTGCAAGCGGGCGAGGTGGACGCCATGTTTGACAAGATAAAAGGCAGCCGCGCCCTCATACTCGATATGCGCGGCTATCCGCATGGCACGGGCCGCGCCATAGCGGAACGGCTCAATGTCAATGACGCCAGTATCTTTGCCATGAACTACCAGCCGCTGGTGACGGCTCCTGAGGCCAGTTACGGCGTGCAACTGGCGTATCCTGACTTCCTGCTCCCCGCACGCGCTCCTCTGTACCACGGCAAGGTCGTCATGTTGATCAACGAACACACGCAAAGCCAGGCCGAGCATCTGGCGCTGGCGGTCGAGGCGGCCACTCCCGTCACCTTCATCGGTACGCCCAGCGCGGGCGCGGATGGCGATTTGCGCGAAGTGGTGCTTCCTGGAAATGTCCATGTCTGGTATTCGGGCCTGGAAGTGCGCCATGCGGATGGGCGCCAGCTGCAAAGAGTGGGCGTGCAGCCGCATATCCTGGTCGCGCCCACGGTGGCCGGCTTGCGCGCGGGGCGTGACGAAGTGCTGGAGCGTGCGCAGGCATTTCTGCGCCAGGATCAAGAATAG
- a CDS encoding DUF2058 domain-containing protein, which translates to MVSLQEQFLKAGLVDKKKVKLANQDKSKQKKDERKSGTQSVDEVRLAALETQRKNAERARELNAQRDAAANQKAIVAQIAQMVQKNRQSKGNHGELPYNFTFNNKIERIYVTAAVQAHLVAGRLVIICLGGAVELVPRIIADKIAERDPAIVVRVKQASTQVDEDDPYAAFQIPDDLMW; encoded by the coding sequence ATGGTCTCGTTGCAAGAGCAGTTTTTAAAGGCCGGCCTGGTCGACAAGAAGAAGGTCAAGCTGGCCAACCAGGACAAGAGCAAGCAAAAAAAGGACGAGCGCAAGAGCGGCACGCAAAGTGTCGATGAGGTGCGTCTGGCCGCGCTCGAGACCCAGCGCAAGAACGCCGAACGCGCGCGCGAACTGAACGCCCAGCGCGACGCGGCCGCCAATCAGAAGGCCATCGTGGCGCAGATTGCGCAAATGGTGCAAAAGAACCGCCAGAGCAAGGGCAACCACGGCGAGCTGCCGTACAACTTCACGTTTAACAACAAAATCGAGCGCATCTACGTGACGGCCGCCGTGCAAGCCCACCTGGTGGCGGGCCGCCTGGTGATCATCTGCCTGGGCGGCGCCGTGGAACTGGTGCCGCGCATCATCGCCGACAAGATCGCCGAACGCGATCCCGCCATCGTCGTGCGCGTGAAACAGGCCAGCACGCAAGTGGACGAGGACGATCCGTATGCGGCGTTCCAGATTCCTGATGATTTGATGTGGTAA
- a CDS encoding PsiF family protein, with the protein MKQLIALCIAAAFASTAFAAAPEAAPVAKTAQQSKMTTCNADAAGKKGDERKTFMKECLSAKPAPAMTQQNKMKTCNADAKDMKGDARKAFMKECLSAPKK; encoded by the coding sequence ATGAAACAATTAATCGCCCTCTGCATCGCTGCCGCGTTTGCCAGCACCGCCTTTGCCGCCGCACCGGAAGCGGCCCCAGTCGCCAAGACGGCGCAACAGTCGAAAATGACCACCTGCAATGCCGATGCCGCCGGCAAGAAAGGCGATGAGCGCAAAACCTTCATGAAGGAGTGCCTGAGCGCCAAGCCGGCACCGGCCATGACGCAGCAAAACAAGATGAAAACATGCAATGCCGACGCCAAGGACATGAAGGGCGACGCGCGCAAGGCATTCATGAAAGAATGCCTGAGCGCGCCAAAGAAATAA
- a CDS encoding energy transducer TonB — MPYRLPPSSASSLLATACLAIVLSGCHTATPTPVAAAAVRVPASMPAGCTQPAWPPGEKRRGAQGRVTLHFTVEADGQVSKAAVIRSSGYPALDEAARDTLAKCVFQPETLDGKPVASKVIMPYQWINE; from the coding sequence TTGCCCTATCGCCTGCCCCCTTCCTCTGCCAGCAGCCTGCTGGCCACCGCCTGCCTCGCCATCGTCCTGAGCGGCTGTCACACGGCCACGCCGACGCCGGTCGCGGCAGCTGCCGTGCGCGTGCCGGCCAGCATGCCGGCCGGCTGCACCCAGCCAGCCTGGCCCCCGGGCGAAAAACGGCGCGGCGCCCAAGGCAGGGTGACCTTGCACTTCACGGTGGAAGCGGATGGCCAGGTCAGCAAAGCGGCAGTCATCCGCTCCAGCGGCTATCCCGCCCTCGACGAGGCGGCCCGCGATACGCTGGCCAAATGCGTCTTCCAGCCGGAAACGCTGGATGGCAAGCCCGTCGCCAGCAAGGTGATCATGCCCTACCAATGGATCAATGAATGA